From one Musa acuminata AAA Group cultivar baxijiao chromosome BXJ2-6, Cavendish_Baxijiao_AAA, whole genome shotgun sequence genomic stretch:
- the LOC103989768 gene encoding geranylgeranyl pyrophosphate synthase 7, chloroplastic-like yields MASLAACICCTDVGPRTDISSRSSYSSTAFRLPPPLRTATAALRTRPATFASAQRRLPRPPCVMEVDTCPYPAAEPAPAEAEAFDFEGYMLRKAAAVNSALDEAMPVVHPERFYEAMRYSLLAGGKRIRPVLCLAACEVSGGRDACAMPAAVAVEMIHTMSLIHDDLPIMDDDDFRRGRPSCHRAFDEPVALLAGDALPFLAFGHLADPASYPADGSVPPDRIVRAVSELARCAGAGGLVAGQAADMEATGLGSHVSLDQLEFIHLHKTAALLEASVVIGAIVGGASDHQIEQLRNYSRCIGLLFQVVDDILDVTKSSEELGKTAGKDLASDKTTYPKLLGLEKSREFAEELLKDSKEQLAGFDPIKAAPLLHLANYIADRQK; encoded by the coding sequence ATGGCATCGCTGGCCGCTTGTATCTGCTGCACCGATGTGGGCCCGAGGACCGACATCTCCTCCCGCTCATCCTACTCCTCCACCGCCTTCCGCCTTCCTCCCCCTTTGCGGACGGCGACGGCGGCCCTAAGGACGCGACCCGCCACGTTCGCCTCCGCCCAACGCCGCCTCCCGCGACCGCCCTGCGTGATGGAGGTTGACACCTGCCCGTACCCCGCGGCGGAACCGGCACCGGCGGAGGCCGAGGCTTTCGATTTCGAGGGCTACATGCTCCGGAAGGCAGCGGCCGTCAACAGCGCCCTTGACGAGGCCATGCCGGTCGTGCACCCAGAGCGGTTCTACGAGGCGATGCGCTACTCCCTCCTCGCCGGCGGCAAGCGCATCCGCCCCGTCCTTTGCCTGGCCGCCTGCGAGGTTTCTGGCGGCCGGGACGCCTGCGCGATGCCCGCTGCCGTTGCCGTCGAGATGATCCACACCATGTCCCTCATCCACGACGACCTCCCCATCATGGACGACGACGACTTCCGCCGCGGCCGACCTTCCTGCCACCGCGCCTTCGACGAGCCCGTCGCCCTCCTAGCCGGCGACGCCCTCCCTTTCCTTGCCTTCGGCCACCTGGCAGACCCGGCATCCTACCCTGCCGACGGATCCGTGCCTCCTGACCGGATCGTCCGTGCTGTAAGTGAGCTTGCACGCTGCGCCGGTGCCGGGGGACTCGTCGCGGGCCAAGCGGCTGACATGGAGGCCACTGGGCTCGGATCTCACGTTAGCCTCGATCAGCTTGAGTTTATCCACCTCCACAAGACCGCTGCTCTTTTGGAGGCTTCGGTGGTCATCGGCGCCATCGTGGGTGGTGCCTCCGATCACCAGATTGAGCAGCTGAGAAATTACTCTCGGTGCATTGGGCTACTGTTCCAGGTTGTTGATGACATCCTCGACGTGACTAAATCGTCGGAGGAGCTGGGAAAGACGGCAGGGAAGGATCTGGCCAGTGATAAGACGACGTATCCAAAGCTGTTGGGTTTGGAGAAGTCAAGGGAGTTCGCCGAGGAGCTGCTGAAGGACTCCAAGGAGCAGCTTGCCGGATTTGATCCAATAAAGGCGGCGCCTTTGCTACACCTAGCGAATTATATTGCCGACCGCCAGAAGTAG
- the LOC135613617 gene encoding outer envelope pore protein 24B, chloroplastic-like — protein sequence MMRATLTGKYETDKDDGKASTILTINTNVGDAKLKASVTNALVVNTAKDSPPKFSFTLEKPDSFSVVYSRKHDANRQSDDPPDVQFKFMNAIKVMEKTVELEYTHGMPEKKTAVGGSVALNPRNKVAVSHVLGTRDCKVKYKYEHGERVRTAVEPSYEVAANAWGLDVSSKFEGGDAVRASYRTAAKTVNLEWSRNSKVNGTFKISSSFNVMDPKINPRFMAESTWSYDF from the exons ATGATGAGGGCCACACTGACCGGCAAGTACGAGACCGACAAGGACGATGGCAAGGCCTCCACCATCCTTACCATCAACACCAACGTCGGCGACGCCAAGCTCAAGGCCTCCGTCACCAACGCCCTCGTCGTCAACACCGCCAAGGACTCGCCCCCGAAGTTCTCCTTCACCCTCGAGAAGCCCGACTCCTTCTCCGTCGTGTACTCTCGCAAACAT GACGCCAATCGTCAAAGTGATGATCCTCCGGACGTCCAGTTCAAGTTCATGAACGCCATCAaggtgatggagaagacggtggaGCTGGAGTACACCCACGGGATGCCGGAGAAGAAGACGGCGGTGGGGGGGTCGGTGGCGTTGAACCCGCGGAACAAGGTGGCGGTGAGCCACGTGCTGGGCACCAGGGACTGCAAGGTGAAGTACAAGTACGAACACGGCGAGCGGGTAAGGACGGCGGTGGAGCCGTCCTACGAAGTAGCCGCGAATGCGTGGGGTCTGGACGTGTCGAGCAAGTTCGAGGGCGGCGACGCCGTGAGGGCGAGCTACCGGACGGCGGCCAAGACGGTTAACCTGGAATGGAGTAGGAACTCCAAGGTCAATGGCACTTTCAAG ATTTCTTCATCATTCAATGTGATGGATCCCAAGATAAATCCAAGATTTATGGCTGAGAGCACATGGAGCTATGATTTCTGA
- the LOC135613618 gene encoding probable serine acetyltransferase 4 — protein MSYKVMAACVQSRCTKSASIKPISFHLNGSLVGGPSLCQLMVDDVWCTIQEEARTDAEEEPFLRKHYYDLVLCHATLESALSAHLASKLAVPTVLPSCALQELISSVLTKDPNIRRALRCDLRAAKGRDPACAKMAHCFLYYKGFQALQVHRVAHRLWTEGRRATALLLQSRTSEVLAVDIHPGARIGAGVLLDHATGVVIGETTVVGDDVSILHGVTLGGTGKEGGDRHPKIGDGVLLGAGTKILGNVRIGEGTKIGAGSVVLKVVPPRTTAVGNPATLVNGKENRTGHIIDHTSCSNYAN, from the coding sequence ATGTCTTACAAGGTGATGGCTGCATGCGTGCAGAGCCGCTGCACCAAATCCGCCAGCATCAAACCCATCTCCTTCCACCTCAATGGTTCCCTCGTCGGCGGCCCTAGTCTCTGCCAGTTGATGGTCGACGACGTCTGGTGCACCATCCAGGAAGAGGCACGGACCGACGCCGAGGAGGAGCCCTTCCTCCGCAAACACTACTACGACCTCGTCCTCTGTCATGCAACTCTTGAGTCCGCTCTCTCGGCCCACCTCGCCAGCAAGCTGGCCGTCCCCACCGTCCTACCCAGCTGCGCCCTCCAGGAGCTTATCTCATCGGTTCTCACGAAGGATCCGAACATCCGGCGGGCTCTCCGCTGTGACCTACGCGCCGCCAAGGGCCGCGACCCGGCCTGTGCCAAGATGGCGCACTGCTTCCTCTACTACAAGGGTTTTCAGGCCTTACAGGTACATCGAGTTGCCCACCGGCTATGGACTGAGGGTCGTCGGGCCACGGCACTGTTGTTGCAGAGCCGCACCTCAGAAGTCCTCGCAGTGGATATCCACCCGGGGGCTAGAATTGGTGCTGGGGTGCTGCTCGACCATGCCACCGGGGTAGTAATCGGTGAGACAACGGTGGTCGGGGACGACGTCTCGATCCTGCACGGGGTCACATTGGGAGGCACCGGGAAGGAGGGCGGTGACCGGCACCCGAAGATCGGCGACGGAGTGCTCCTCGGTGCCGGGACAAAGATCCTGGGAAATGTGAGGATCGGGGAGGGGACCAAGATAGGGGCGGGGTCGGTGGTGCTGAAGGTAGTACCGCCGAGGACGACGGCGGTGGGCAACCCAGCGACTTTGGTCAATGGCAAGGAGAACCGGACCGGACACATTATAGATCACACGTCGTGTTCGAATTATGCTAACTAA